The Brachyspira hyodysenteriae ATCC 27164 sequence TAAAAAAATAAATTATATTATTAGTAATTATTATCAATAAGTATTGAAATTAATTTTCATAATATATATAATCAATCTATAAAAAATAAAAACAAAAGGTATAAAAATGATAGAAAATTATTCACCTGTATCGTTGGCATTATTCGGAGGCGGTATTACTTTTGCATTCACAGCATTGGGATCTGCTCTTGTATTTTTCTTTATGTCAGAAATAAAACCTAAACTATTAGCAACTATGTACGGATTTGCTGCAGGAGTTATGACTGCGGCTAGTTTCTGGTCATTACTTGCACCATCAATAGAATTATCAGAAAATACTAATCTTCCTAATTGGTTAATACCAGTAGCAGGATTTTTATTAGGAGCATTTTTTATATGGGTATTGGATAAAGTAATGCCTCATATGCATATAGTAAACGGAAACGAAGAAACAGAAGGAGCTAAGGTTCAATTATCAAAAAGCATACTATTATTTTTAGCTATAACACTTCACAATATACCTGAAGGTTTAGCAGTAGGCGTAACATTCGGAGCTTTTTCTGTTGGTGACAGCGGAGTAACATTCAATGCTGCATTAGCATTAGCACTTGGCATAGGTTTACAGAATTTCCCTGAAGGTGCTGCAGTTTCTCTTCCTCTAAAAACAACAGGGGTGTCAAAATTAAAATCTTTTTCACTTGGTGCAATATCAGGAATAGTAGAGCCTATTGCTGCTGTTATAGGTGCTTTGGCTGTTACAAAGCTCACTGTTATACTTCCAATAGCTTTGGCATTTTCTGCCGGTGCTATGATGTATGTTGTTATAGAAGAACTTGTGCCTGAAGCTGTTGCTGAAGAACATAATCATTTCGGCGTATTCGGTTTTATATTTGGATTCGCTATAATGATGGTTTTAGATGTGGCTTTAGGGTAATTAAATATAATTTATAATTATATTTTACTTTTTAATTCCTCTAATATACTTAACATAGCTTTTTTATCTTTATATAATAAAGTTTTGTCATAAGGGTGAAAAATTATATCTTTTTCATCTGTAGACATATTTTTATACATATCCAATTCTTTTATTGGAAAACTACATAAAATTGGAAGACCTTTTATATTCTCAATTTTTATTGAGCCAGAATCTGTATTTTTTATTTCATTATTAATTTCTATAATTAATCTTAATTCATTTTCAAATTTAAAATCATTCCTTTTATCAAAAAAATCCCACACATTTTCATTTTTACTTTTTATTTTTTCTTTATCCATATAGTATAATGAACCTAAATATATTTCTACATTATGATTATACAATATAGACATAATACTTTTTATAAAATCTTTAATATCTATAGTCATTCTAAATTTTGTTTTACTGCCATAAATCTTCCACCATGCATAAGCATTTTCATTACCTATACTATAACTAAAACAAGAAATATAAAGTTTATTCTTTATATCATATTGATTTTCATTGTCATCTTCAAATAAATAAGGATGCGACATTGTGATACATCTATTTTCAATATCTTTTACCAAATGTTCAAATTCCAATATTCTTGATATTTTAGCCGTTTTATTAAATCTATTATTCAAATTTTGAAGAAGTTTTTCTAAATTATCATATGATGTTTTATCACCATGTTTATTTTCTATAAAGTATATTGATAAAGATTTATCCTTATATATTTTTATCGGTGATATCAACAAAGTTTTTTTATATATTAATCTTTTTTCTAAATTTTTTAAAAATTCTTTTTCATCTTCTGTTTTAGGCTCTAATTCTGTAACTTTTAATAAATTATCATATACTTGCTCATCAAAATAATAATCAGTTTTAATTATTTTATCTATTATATATTCAATAATAACTCTTAATTCAAATACAAGATAATAACTACCACATTCAGGATATTCTATTTTTTTATCAAGTTTATCATATATTTGATTTATTACATATGTAACTTTAATAAAAGAATTTTTATACTTTTCTATATTATCAAATATGTAATCTAAATTTTTTATGGCTTCTTCTTGAACATTATAATCATTGGTTATAAAATTACAAAAATATTTAAAAATTTCATTATTTTTATCTATAAAAATTAATAATGATGCTATATTATCATGTTCATAATATAATACTTCTTTATTTACTGTTCCTTCTAATTTTATATTAATATCATTACTAATATCAGTTAATAGTTTAAACTGCTCATTTGTATCTTTTATACTCATCATATCATTTATTTTTTTTATTAATTCATCACAATATTTTTTTAAATTATAACTATTATTGATATTGTTATGTTCTGTAATTTTTATTTCTTTTTTTCTTATTTTTTCTCTAATTTCATATATTATATCTAATAAATCTTTATTATATAAATTATCAAATATTATACTATCCTGCCATTGTGAAATTATATTATAATGACATATTCCTATAAAATTAGAATTAAGTATTAATTTTAATAAATCATTCATCAAATCTAATTTTATAACACTATCTATTAATAAAGTTGATATATGTGTTATACCATTATTTGATTTATCTAATGTAGCTTTAAAATATTCTAAAATTATTTCTTTTATTTTGTCTGTATACTTAATTTTATTATCTACAGAATTATATAAATTAATAGTAGATACAAGAAAATAATATTTATATGATGGAAAATTAATAGCATTTTCTATATCAATATGTTTTATACATAAATCTAATAAATAATATTTATCTATATTTAATTTTTTTATTATTGAATTAAAATTAAAAGTTTCAAATTCTAAATCTACATAACTAGGTCTTCCAACTGGATATTTTATCGAAATACGATCTGATATAAGAATTTGACAAGGACATTCCTTGATAAAATAATAAGGATAACTTAATAGTTCTATAATAGATTTATCATCAATAAATCTTT is a genomic window containing:
- a CDS encoding ZIP family metal transporter codes for the protein MIENYSPVSLALFGGGITFAFTALGSALVFFFMSEIKPKLLATMYGFAAGVMTAASFWSLLAPSIELSENTNLPNWLIPVAGFLLGAFFIWVLDKVMPHMHIVNGNEETEGAKVQLSKSILLFLAITLHNIPEGLAVGVTFGAFSVGDSGVTFNAALALALGIGLQNFPEGAAVSLPLKTTGVSKLKSFSLGAISGIVEPIAAVIGALAVTKLTVILPIALAFSAGAMMYVVIEELVPEAVAEEHNHFGVFGFIFGFAIMMVLDVALG